The Lathyrus oleraceus cultivar Zhongwan6 chromosome 5, CAAS_Psat_ZW6_1.0, whole genome shotgun sequence genome includes the window ATTACATCAAAAAACTTACAATTTTTACTTTGTTTTATTGTTAGATGATGTTTCTGATGTTGATTGAAGTTCCTTTGACCTTGGTTGATTTTGGACTTGTTGATGAAAATAAACTTATGAGAATTTGAAGTATTTTTTGAGAAATATGAGAAATGAGGAAGAGGATGGATTTTGACGCGATTTAAACTTTGAATCGTTCAGGAGATGAATTTTCGATATTATTCTATAGAAGCATATCCATAATATTTTAAAGTTAACTTAAACTTAGGTTAAATAATTAGGTGTTTAATTAAGTCTAAAATTTACATTTTGAGTAAAATTTTGTACGGTACACGACTCAATGAAGTGTATCTTTTTATTAATTTGTTAAAAAAAGTAACTACTTTTATGCATTTCCATACAAAGCTTTCTAAAATAAACAAATAACTAGTTTCCATAATTCATTCCTTcccattatatatatatatatatatatatatatatatatatatatatatatatatatatatatatatatatatatgtatatatatatatatatatatatatggatttCTATACATAAGAGATAGAATATTTATATGGacaaataatatttttttatgcATATGCATTCAATCGTATCTTCCAGCTGTTTCGTGTGTTAATAATATTTTCTAAAATGCTCGTACAAATATAAATATTTTACAGTTTTAATGTATACTTTTATATAAATTACACTGTCAATGTAAATAACTAGTGTATTATCTTTAATCATGTAATCTTTATATATTAATTTGATGATGTCATACTATCAATCATCTAATTTTTATCTAAAGATCGTGATTCCTTGAAGAACTGACTTCATGTTTTCTTTAAAGGAAAGAAAATAGGCCCCTCAACTTAGGCTATATAAATGACATAATGTTTTGAGATaaataacaaaagaaaaagtTTTCAAGTTTTTTTTATCGACAACCATGAGAAAGAGAGTGAAACTTGCATTTATGGTCAACGATTCTGCAAGGAAGATAACTTACACCAAAAGGAAAAAGAGTCTAATAAAAAAGATTGATGAACTCACAACTCTTTGTGGGATTGAAGCTTGTGCTATAATTTATAGCGATTTTCATTCGGAGCCAGAGATTTGGCCTTCCCAATGGGAGGTCCAAAGGGTCGTCACAAAATTCAGAAGTTACTCCGAATTTGAGAAAGGTAAGAAGATGTTGAACCAAGAGAGCTTTTTGGCGCAGAGAATTGTGAAGTCCAACGAACAATTGGTAAAATTGGAGAGGAGCAATTGGGAGGCAGAGAAATCATTGATCTTATATCAATGTCTTTCTAAGGAAAACTTTATCAACACTTTGAACATGAATGTTTTGAATAACCTAGCTTATGATATTAATGAGAAGCTGGCGCAAATTACTTCAAAGGTGAATGAACTTGATACAAATGTAACCATTTAAAAGAGgtttttattgttgttgtttgtGTGTTTTATGTATTTCTCTATTGTTATTTTATGTTTGGTctcaatcatcatcatcataagATGTAAAACTAAATTGTCATGATTTAATATGAACTTTTTGTATGCTTTTATGTTTGGTCTCAATAATCTTTTATCTTTCGAATACACTAGTTATAAAGTCACCTAAAAACAAAATAGCTCAATCATTGCCCTCATTTTCGATACCTAAAAATGAATTGATTCTCAATTCTTTTTTACATTATTCATTAAATTATTCAAACCTGATTATATGCGTGATTTTAAAATGTAATAAAAACATTTATTTTAGGTGACATTTAAGATGCACAGATATTAAATTTGTATACATGTTTACAAATGTTGTGAAAACTGATTACAGCGGATTATTTggtttttatatttttttattacAGTTCAAATTTTCTTTTTACAACATTTCAAATTTAATTTTATGTATTTGTACAAGATAACTTTTactttaataaaaaaaacataacTTAGGTAATTAATTATTTTAAGAATAATTTTATATTTGAAAAATTATTTAATGTGTTTGTAGTATTTAATATATTATGCTTTACAAAAACAATTAACCATTTTAGGAGAaatattttagtatttaatttatagtagaaattaaattttaaaagaaattctaTAAAAACACGAACGAATATTAGAAAGTGTGTCAAATTTTTAAATAATGAATAGTGAATATGAAACAGACACAAACATTATTTTAATGATAAATTTAATTTGATTTCTTATAATTCATTTGTATCCAATTTAATCTATTATAcaaaaaaaatactaaaaaagTAATTTTTTTTTACTATTTACCATGATATACTTTGATTATATTTCCATCATTGAATCGGTATAAAATACTATTAAATTAGTCtgcataaaaaataaaaaatattgatAATATATTGGGTTTTAAAAGTATTGAGTAAGTATACATTAATATTTTGatataaattattaaattatataaaataaatatttgGTAATATGTTTTTATAGAAAAATTgaaataattaatttaattgcATACAATATATATTTGGTAAaagtaataaaataaatatttcttcACAATGATAAAAGAAATTGTTTTAAGGTCATTTAAGTATTTCTATTCAATTTGTAAGAATGTTGTTTTTGTCGTATCATGGTAGCCTATTTTATTTATCTTCTTATATTTTATTCACTTTTACTTGTAACAAACtataaaatgaataaataaaatctATTAACTTTTTATTCATTTAATTTCTCTCAAGGCAAAAATAATTTCTAATTGGAAAGTCAGATTATCTTAGCCTATGTTTAAGAGTTCAGAGAAGAGAGGAAATGAGAGTTTTGAAGGAGGAAATTtgtaaataaaaaaaatagagaaaatttTAACATTTTTAAAAATTGTGTTTTTGTTTAGAATGATAACGCGATATTTATCATCACtatattttaaattttcaaaatattataagaaaataaaatatatttgaATAATTTATGTAAAACCTCAAAAAAATCCTCATCCAATACAAATTTTAAATTCTCCCAAATTAGGGAAACTTTGTGTTATGAATAAAAACAAACCATCCAAAATCTTCTCAATCAAAATTTTTGGATTATTTTCATTATATAGTTTCCTTCTTTCAAAGTCCTATAATTTCTCTTCCCTCCTCCTCCAAACTCCCAAACAAAATCTTAAAAATAGAACACATGAGAAATTAAAGAAAGTTGCATTAATACGGAAAATACATATTATAACGGCTGAAAAAGAGATACAACTACATTCAACCAACCGTTGTGAGGTAAAGTGTGATTGTATATATGATATTTTTCACCACGGACCTAAGATCGGTGGGATAAACTAGGTAGCGCGTTATATATCACACCTGTCAAAGTATACAACTGTTGTGATATAAAGAAAAAGGTCATGAGTTCGAAACTCAATGATTATATGGTTTATAATATTTTGCGCCCCTTTGTCAACTAACGTGTTGAAAATAAACGCCCAATGTCTACAGACATCGTCTAAATCTTCATGAGAGAAATGTGTCGTGTCGTTAAACGTATACATAAACAAgtgaaaaaaaattaaatatcaCATGATTTGAATTATAATAGCAAATTACTTTAACATTAATATGTTATTGTAAATATTTcattatattatatatatttgaTCCCACGAATCAACATCCTCGGTAGAGACAATGTTAAACATGTATTTTATTACATAATATCCATACTCGTATCCCTCTGCTTGTTCCCTAGTCTATAAATTTAAACATTTCATGAATATATAACCACACATTTcatgattatatatatatatatatatatatatatatatatatatatatatatatatatatatatatatatatatatatatatatatatatatatatatatatatatatatatataaataagtGAATGTCACAAGTAATCCACTTACCTTGGGCTCACAAAATGCAAGTTTTTTCTAGAGTTGTTCAACCTATAGTGTCTCTCCACAACCCTGTATATTGAAAATGATTTTAAAATATTACACGCTAAAATAATTACAAAGTCAAAGAAATATTACTAAAAGTCTCATAAACATAAAGTTACCTAGTAATAACTTGTTTCATCATAGGTTCAAGTGGATTGTGTAAGTGTAGTTATCGTATTCATCCAAAAAGATATGATGATCAATTAATATTCTCTGAATGAACAATACAATCATATATAATTAGTATTTGGTAAAACATGAAAATTAACTATAACAGAGAAAccataattttaaaattattcACTTATTGATGAATGGTGCTAAGTAACATTCTTTTGTCTCCCGCTCTATTCGTGTTGTTAAGTATTCTTCAATGTTATTTATAAAATTACTTGTAAATCGTACTCTAACTAGATCCAACAATCCATAAGTATTCGATTTATTTAACTTATATAAACACATTGAATGTACCTAAATGGTTAAgcaaaatacaaaaaaaaaacatgtGAGGAATTAGTTCTATACAAAATAATGAATGTACCATAATGAGATATACTTACGTGCACCAAATTTGTAGTAACCCTACGTCCAACCACCGATTTCCAACAATCATATCCTTAATATCTTTAGAAAGATTAAGAATTCCTCTAACCCCTATAAAGCTGGATCATGTTTTAGCGCGAGAGAAAATACCATGTCTTCTTACGCATAATGTAACATAATATTTTGGAATATGATCCTTCATGGGGAGCCAATAACCCGCTATGAATATCGTTATCGATGGGGGTGGCTAAACAACCATATTTTGTGCTTGCACCACCTACAACATTTTTATCAGACAATTgatcatcaacatcatcatcttcatttgtACACTAAGGGATAGTTCCATTGATTCTCTACATCATACAAAATACAGGAACACAAAACATAATTAACACAATATATATCATACATTTCATATATCACAATATTCTTACATACCgcatataactcttttatttaTTCCAATTATTTCCTGCGAGTTTCTCATTCCACTTCTAACTTCTCTTCAAATTCTTTCTTTTGACTATCTAGCTTCCTCTGATACTATTCCAACGTTTCCTTTTACATTTGTCCGATGCTTTTTCTAGACGTACCAAAAAAATACTCTCAGACCGATGTCATCTCCAACCCTACGGATACACCTACCATGCTCATTTATTCTGATTGTTTCTACTAATATATCATGTTGTGGTTTTGGAACAAAGGGACCTTCACGGACTGATTTTACCAACAAATCTTACACAACATGATAAGACATACATTATTAATTACCAAAGTGATTTAAATAGCACTTAGCATATGCACAACAAGTCCTACTTACAACTTTCTCAACTACTAATCTTGAGGCATCTGAAGTCTAGTCTCTATTTGGTCTTTGTCGAGTCATCTTCCAATTCTCTTGTCCTGGTGGTGGAGATGGTTCCTGATCACGACTCATGGAGTCCCCATCTCCTAGTTGTTGTCTTTTTTCAGCAATCATTATTTTCTCAAGTTTTCTGTATCCCCCATGAGACAATCTATGGGGGTATTTGTTTTTAGACTTGTTCAGCTTTCCTACTTCACTTTTAACCTATTTTAAACATAGGAAAAATAACGTTCATGGTGTATCCATAAAATTATCAGAAAATACAACTGGTACTAACCATGAACTCCTCAGAACTACGAGACTTCACAAACTTTTTCCAAACCTTCTTGTCAAGATAAAGATATTTCACCCACAGACGCTTAATATTAGGCTTAGGCTTCGTAATATAGTCACTCGTGAGTCGTGACTTAAAACTCCTCCAAATCATACCAACATAAGTTATCCACTTTTTTTCAACTTCAAATCATCATTAAACTCAAACATCAACTACACATTTACATCAATAAGTATGTATTGGTGTTTATATAAAGTAATATTGAATcaatgaaaattaaaattaatacTTGAACGTCTGTCCATATGCTATTTTTCACCTTATTTGTTACATCATTCCAATCATCTAACAATATGTTGACTTTGCTATGTCCAAGGAACACAATATAACTTTTAAAAAGCGAAGAATGAGCATCATCAAGAATAGTATAAAGGACACTAAACTCAATCCCAAGTTTGACACCCTATTGCGTCATTGTATTTTTCAGTAACGATGTCGTCGTTGCATATACTGAATAAATCATGAATTAGCAGGCGCTGAGAATTGAACTCATGAAACGTCAACTGAAATCACTAGGGTTGTTTTAAAAACTTGTGGTAATAAATTAACAATgtttaattaaaaaataaataaataaataaataaataaatatatatatatatatatatatatatatatatatatatatatatatatatatatatatatatatatatatatatatatatatatatatatatatatatatgcttgAATTTATAGATATAACCACGGTCCTTCGAAGGACGGTAGTAACGATGGCATCGTTGTATATACTTTTTCTAGGAGTGTTGACTATTCATTACTTATTTATCCAACCTTGTTTTCCTATTTTGTAACTCCCTAATGCGCTAACCCCAATCCTTTTTTGTAAACACCTTTATATGAACGATGTGGCAGCTGACATCATGGCAATTTGTGTGTTCTTGGAAAACATGATTTGTTGTGTTCTCTTACTATCAAAAGAGAGAACAAATTGCCTAACACATTTTTGGGACAAATCATGAAATAGGAAAGAAATCCATTGGAGTTTTTGGTTGCAAGAGCCAAGAACTCGACTTCAACAGAGGAAAATGAAATTGTTTATTGTTTCTTATTTTTCTAGGAAATGTAAGAAGGTCTAAGAAATAAACAATACTAAGAGTTATGCATTTAGTTCTCCGAATTTTGAGACAATGGAATACCTCGACTTGGTGCAACTTTGAGATAACAAAGAAATCATATGAAACTTTTAAGGAGAATCTCAATAGGTGCATACATGAATTGACTAAGTTGTTTAGTGGAAAAATCAATATCATGACTTATGGTAATGAGGTGTAGTTGTCTCCCAATAAGTCTATGATAAACACTTACACCAAAGAGATGTTGTGTTAAATCTTTGTAAAATTTGATTGATGGATCAAGAGGATTAGTATTAGACTTAAAATTTTGAGAACATAATCTTAAATTAGTTCAAGAAAGAGTTTCTCTAATATAGAGAAATACCTTGAGACGATTGTGTAACCTCAAGACTTAGGGAGAACTTGAGTTGACCAAGATTCTTGATGCAAAATGATGAATGAAGTATTCAATACTACAAAATATATCTTTGGTAATATCATATTACTATGATCGTTTAAGAAGTTGTAGTAATAACTTATCTTAACGCGcctgaatttttatttttattttattaaaaaacaTTTCATCACATACCATAATAACAAATGTGGTGATAGATGAAAGTTACATGTTTTGAATCCCAACAccaacaattttttttttattttgttacAAAAAGAGATTGTCTTTATACTCTTATAAATATATTAAAACTAAAATACTTATCACCATAGTTAGTACCAAAAACTATTATGAATGGTATTTACATTTTATCACGATTTTTGTTATCAGTCATGGTGATAAATATTACATATATATAAGTGAAGTTGTCAAGTTTCAGCAAAGAATAATTGTCTCTCTCACAACACAAAACTCTGACATATCTCTCTTTCATATGAAGTGAACTCGTCTCTCTTCTTCTTACATAAAACCCgtctttcttcttcttttccatACTAAAAGGTAATCAAGTTCCACATTGTTTCTTCTTTATCTTTCTTTTTCTTCTAAAAGGTAATCATGTTATTCATACactgatcagtgcattttgataTATATTCTTTTACTATTCTACTTAGGCAAAtctatagtttattctattatttttactattttagtatgtttttatatttaagtttatttttgactttattttattttcgtactttattttcagtataaatagttatttgatactttattactatgcagatcataacttgagctacgaggATCGAATTGATGTGTTCTAATATACGTTGGAAAGCTGAGAGGATAAGctaaaagtttcatgttgaagtaaGATTCCAATTCAGAGTGAAGAATGGTCGAATAATTCGTTTTATTTCCATACTTAAGAAAATACTTAGTTTTTGGGCCGATTTTGTATTTTTTCGGTTCGGTTGCTATTAGGTCTGAATTATCTTGCTCTATTTAAACAACTTAGTAGTGTTAGGATTGAGGGATTAAACATTCATGAAATAGAGAATAGGGCATACGAATACCATGGAGAGCTAATTCACAAAGAGTTGATCTGCTGTATTTGAATTtcactttgaggtttttattaatttcagtttaatttcgatttcttttcaattcttcctataaactcgtttgcttaattcaattACTTTagtttgcttaattcgattatttcttataggatagagttgattaaatttgattgtttatatgatccttaactataatcatGTTAGCGTAGCTTTTCCGTTATCctgtttgattaagtcgcgtttgcttaattcgcgtctgcttaaatcAGTTTGTTTAATTtggaaattaggaacatacatcatataatatcAATTGCGCTTATCCGTGGGTATTGTAATtgaatgggattgaatccgctagaaaattgaaattataagaatcgatgataagtcaGAAATCAATACAgtagattagcttatttatcaattttatttttacctttaatcatcttcgatttaagttttgaaccttaaaatCCATCTTCTTttcattcgtttggttataacattcaagagtccttgtgatacgacaTTCGAGTGTCGCTTTCGTTTTACTATATTTTTTAACTCGTTTTTGATCTGTGTGCGACAACGGATCAAATTGGCGCTGTTGCCGAAgactcttgtagattttaaccattacTATAGTCATAGGTGTTGTGTTTCAGTGTTTTACCCTAACTTTCTTGCATTCTGGCCTTTTCATGATTTAGCataaaaaattgtttttttagAAAATGGTATCAGATTATTCCGATTCTTTGTCGATTCATTAGAAAAAAGTCATGGAGCGAAAGCCTCTGTTTAGGAACTAAATAGTGGACGCCGTCCTAAAAATCtaaaattccttatttttctattt containing:
- the LOC127080464 gene encoding agamous-like MADS-box protein AGL80; its protein translation is MRKRVKLAFMVNDSARKITYTKRKKSLIKKIDELTTLCGIEACAIIYSDFHSEPEIWPSQWEVQRVVTKFRSYSEFEKGKKMLNQESFLAQRIVKSNEQLVKLERSNWEAEKSLILYQCLSKENFINTLNMNVLNNLAYDINEKLAQITSKVNELDTNVTI